In Gimesia benthica, a single window of DNA contains:
- a CDS encoding sensor histidine kinase: protein MFFTQTIRRKLGVGLGIIFFMLILLAYGAVSGLLSYQNTVADFKYSLDNLPDRDRLIVSVVSLNEPLQKIRHSRPAASAHYQQKFKEQLQDVKDNEIPGFLQKVDRLPDPSLSTWRGFVNSQFSQHSAVMKRLDHLSLMSEQLEDPKQRLKVAEQMILEVAHLESLILEVKEVPSSMKSVIERASRVYRSRYNLVWVTCLIVFITFGCLIWYGYKTVLAPIQELHSGARIVAQGHFDHHFEIKSRDEMAELAEAFNKMTQRFKEKRDELNHKVDERSRQLVRSERLAGIGVLAAGVAHEINNPLSAISMASESLQGRMGDLKPHCPEDDLDVVEQYLGLIQREAMRCRDITSKLLDFSRGQNSVRSENDLVAVIEEVCSMVSLIKRLKGRNIQFSPPGACWAEFNPAEIKQVVLNIMTNALESMEIGGSLEIQVREHVDSVTLIFKDDGCGMSPEVMDSLFDPFFTQRTDGTGTGLGMSITHRIVKDHGGEIEVESAGPGRGSTFFVELPKKAKLQNKAA from the coding sequence GTGTTCTTTACACAAACAATCAGGCGGAAACTGGGGGTCGGACTGGGGATTATCTTCTTCATGCTGATCCTGCTGGCCTATGGTGCCGTTTCCGGTCTGCTTTCCTATCAAAATACGGTGGCAGACTTTAAATACTCGCTGGACAACCTGCCCGATCGCGATCGACTGATCGTATCCGTCGTCTCCCTGAATGAACCGCTGCAGAAGATCCGTCATTCCCGTCCCGCTGCCAGTGCCCATTATCAGCAGAAATTTAAAGAACAGCTGCAGGATGTGAAAGATAACGAAATTCCAGGCTTTCTGCAGAAGGTCGATCGCCTGCCGGATCCTTCCCTGTCGACGTGGCGCGGATTTGTTAACTCCCAGTTCAGTCAACACAGTGCTGTTATGAAACGCCTGGACCACCTCTCCCTGATGTCGGAGCAGCTGGAAGATCCCAAGCAGAGGCTGAAGGTTGCTGAGCAGATGATCCTGGAAGTGGCCCATCTGGAAAGCCTGATTCTGGAAGTCAAAGAAGTCCCTTCCAGCATGAAATCGGTGATTGAGCGGGCATCGCGGGTCTATCGTTCCCGCTATAACCTGGTCTGGGTCACATGTCTGATCGTGTTTATTACCTTTGGCTGTCTGATCTGGTATGGCTACAAAACCGTCCTGGCTCCCATCCAGGAACTGCACTCCGGAGCTCGCATTGTGGCCCAGGGTCATTTTGACCATCATTTCGAAATCAAATCACGAGATGAAATGGCCGAACTGGCCGAAGCCTTTAATAAAATGACGCAGCGATTCAAGGAAAAACGGGATGAATTGAATCACAAAGTGGATGAGCGCAGCAGGCAACTGGTGCGGTCTGAGCGACTGGCGGGAATCGGTGTGCTGGCTGCCGGGGTGGCCCACGAGATCAATAATCCGCTCTCTGCGATTTCCATGGCTTCCGAATCCCTGCAGGGCCGGATGGGAGATTTGAAGCCACACTGCCCGGAGGATGATCTGGATGTTGTAGAGCAGTATCTGGGGCTGATTCAACGCGAAGCAATGCGCTGTCGGGACATTACCTCCAAACTGCTCGACTTCTCCCGCGGTCAGAATTCGGTTCGCAGCGAAAATGATCTGGTGGCCGTCATTGAAGAGGTCTGTTCGATGGTCAGCCTGATCAAACGTCTCAAAGGACGGAATATCCAGTTTTCCCCGCCGGGAGCCTGTTGGGCCGAGTTCAATCCAGCCGAGATCAAACAGGTTGTGCTCAATATCATGACCAATGCCCTGGAATCCATGGAGATAGGGGGCAGTCTGGAGATCCAGGTTCGTGAGCATGTCGATTCTGTGACGCTCATTTTCAAAGACGACGGCTGTGGTATGTCGCCGGAAGTCATGGATAGTCTGTTCGATCCCTTCTTTACTCAGCGGACCGATGGAACTGGCACCGGACTGGGCATGTCGATCACGCATCGGATCGTGAAGGACCACGGTGGTGAGATCGAAGTCGAAAGCGCAGGGCCGGGAAGAGGGAGTACATTTTTTGTGGAGCTTCCTAAAAAAGCCAAGCTGCAAAACAAGGCTGCATAA